The genomic DNA CAGTGCCAGCGCAAAGTTAAGCATTTAAAGAACCAGTACAAAGAAAAGAAGGACTGGAATCGTCGGCAAAGCAGAGGGAATTTACGCAAAAGTCCTCACTACGACATAATTGATTCTGTCCTTGGCTGCCGTGATATCATCACGTGTAACAACGTGGAGCAAGCTGGTACACAGGCTGCAGAAAGCAGTAGAAGCTCGGAAAATAGTCCAGAGACAAGTTCTGCTGAACCGCCGAGCAGTTCCAGTTCAGCTGGTTGCGCCACCCCTACAACCGCTGTTTGTTCAGTGGCAAGAAGAcgcgaaagaaaaaaagtgaagGGTCAAAAGCGGCCTGCTCGCGTGCATGACAGCGACAGCGAGGATGATACCATTGGCGAGGCCATCAAAAAGCTTGCCACTGAAGGGGAACAAATGGCTAGTGTTATGGAGCGGATGCAAGATTCGCAAGCACAACAAATACAGCTCATGTCCCAACTTGTTGGTTGTTTTAATAAGTATGTGGAAAATAATAAGAAATCATGAACTGTCTGAATAATGAATTGAACACGCGAACTATTGTTTTGTTACTGTTCAATGAGATTTTCTGCATTGATAGTTTGATGGAATATTGGACTGTCGTATTATTAAGCAACAGAAATCACGATACAAGTGATgatcaagttttaaaaatagGCCGAAGTACAATCATacgtttcttttgtctttgtaaatcgaaaaaaatataataataaactgTTTTTGAGCTATCTATACGTTGCCACAAACAAAGTCCTTCAATGTACCCCTTATTTCATCAGCATCTCCAACAACCACATTATTATTTCCATCGTTGTTGGGTGGATCATCGTCGTTGTCATCATCCCAGTCATCATTAGCTTGTATACAAAAGTTATGAAGAACAATACATGCAATGGTAGTTTTGATTGCAAAATTCAGGGAGCTATCTAGGCGTTTCTGTAGCACTCTCCAACGTCCCTTTAAAATTCCAAAGGCACGCTCTACAACAACTCTTGCTCTGCTAAGCTCTTTGTTGAAGGTTTTTTCATCAGGATCATTTGTCCCCTCTGGAAATGGCTTTATGAGCCAGGGTGTTAGCGGATAAGCACTATCTCCAACTAGGTAGGGACCTATATCATTCCCATCGATATCTACCCGTGGAGCCTGCAGAATGTTTCCCTGTTCAGCCTCTTGATAAATGTTACTGTTTCTCAAAACCCTTGCATCATGAGCACTCCCAGGGAATCCTGCAACTGCGTCAATGAATTTTCCAGTGCCATCTACAACCCCTTGAACAATCATATCATGCTGCTGGTAACGACTAAAATAGTCAACTGCATCTTCTCTGGGCGCGATGATTGGGATATGTGTCCCATCTATAGCACCTGCAACATTTGGCAACTCAGATCTTGTTCTCTCAAAAGTTGCAATACACTCAGTCATCTCCGCAATCGTCGTAGGGAACTTGATGTAACGATTTCGCTGATCATATAAAACGTTCACGACATCTTGTACTGCTTCAATGACCGTGGACTTTCCGACGTTAAAAGCGGGGGCAGTGGAGACATACGAATTGCCATGTGCTAATCTGTATAAACCTATCGCCAAAATCTTTTCTACTGGAACACAGTTTCGCATAGATGTATCTTGTCTTGCGACATGTGGACTTacgttgttcaaaagctgattaaaaGTTGCTCTTCGAACTCGAAGCTGCTGCTTAAAGAAGCCATCAGGAATCCGGTGATCATTATAATGGATCTCGAACCATGACTGTCGTGGCCGTGGTAAACACCAAAATCTAAATCGGCGATTTCGTCTTCTCTGCATCCGTCGACGTCGGTTTAAAGCGGCAAGAGCCAAGATTTGCCGTTGGCGAATGTTGTGCAATGCGTACAAACCAATAAGGTTTTGTACATTGAACAAGTTAAACATAGATTGAAGAAATGTTGCTAAAAAAACTAGCACCAGCCTCATGTCTACAAAATTATTTGTATTTGGCGCTCTTTTCGCGCGAGAAATATTAAGTGTTGACAGTCCGGTTTCAAATATCATTTATGTCCTACAAGTGCGACCTCCAAGACTCCCGTGGCGTAAATGTCGTGACATATTTGTGGGACAACATATGACgcgacataaaaaaaataaggccacagtgcGACCCCTGCCTAACCCCGCTCTTCTTCGCATCTCCAAGGACAAAAGATGTTGAGCGAAGGCCGTGTCCGACGAGTACACACACATACACTTGATTTTCTTCCAGCTGTCTTGGACGTCTCTCGCCACAGATATCCTTTTGTGATCCTCATCCcactgtttttttgtcttttttttttttcctttggatacAAACCGGCTTCGAGGCGAAAGCAGCTTTCGTCCCGAGCCGCTTCGTACACCTCCCCACGCACCTTCCCACGTCGACATCTAATTTTACTatcacttttaaaaaaatatacacAGATATACCGCTAGAATTGCCCAAAgataatcacttttcagcaataaaaaatgggggtcaccttagttcgtttttgagatacgtagtgctttaacacaaaatatagggcgtcTTTAGAtgcttcttttgttgccatggtaatttattacgtcacagtaacatgtgcatcttgttaagcaattatcggCCGGTGCTTTaagtggtaccataacattgccattaactGAAACAGCGTTAAAGAGTTAGTCTGTGTAATGAGACATTCcctcaaaaatggttgaaactggtttgagccaccttaacacacACGCACTAGTTTCAGGATAGTGTATACATCAGTGTTTTCAACACATACAGCGGAATTAGCATTGTTGTGCTCAATAGAATTCTCTAAAGCCCGCAGACCACCACACCATGTATGTCTTGTAGGTTGGAAAATTAGCCagtatttattgttcattaaaGCTCAGAGAGAGAGCGCAATTTATTCAAAAACTAGGTGCaagtttcattcagaaaatgtgattgaaatatattttcaagaaaaaacaaaataatggtgcaaggtggctgtacggctgtgagggtgtatctatttcttattttacaattattttgtCATTAGAAAAGTAGGTATAGAGTTacagatatattattattattagtattattattattattattattattattattattatcatcatgatatttatgtaataatattatataaattatacataataccagtttatattatataataaatgttattattatttattgaaatgtatGTCAGAAAATAAGCCGGGAGATAGCAGCTATGTAAGCTCCACTGAAATTCGAGGACAAATAAAGTTATGCATGAATGAATGTATGTATATCGGTTGTTCTATTCATGCAATACTGTATTCCACAGTGGGATTAGAACTTACGCGATGCCACAGGAATCAGTACTTGAGTAtgcttttgaagtttttgagactaAGCAAGGGTTAATCCGtgctcccctttcactgccattgCCTATTCCGATGAAtatgtaccaggatgcttttttgacggtccaatttcgcacaaatttggcactctgtaatcaatctaaaaacGGTTAAGTTTTACAATTTGGTCAAAAactccagttttggtatattgtaccgttaacagcgctaaagggtgaatgaattattctagctgtgccatgttgttttgattttcaagttactcattcgttatttcaaaaatagcgattcaaacaagtgacattttggagtcgttttcactcgctcacaaggaCCCATACtgaaaaagtcgccgtccaggtaaaataattatcgaaacaacctaaaagatatttttctAAAATGGTCTTCGTAGGcttttattgtgacaaagtttggcaattttcgattttttaatCTTGCACAGTcttgggtgaaaattgctgGCACTCTTAATACGAAAGGGAATATGTACAAAAGATGGAAACATTAAGAAGAGTCATAAGTACTATTCTCAAATTCAGCAACAAGACCCCTGCCTGCCAAGTTCCAACCTGAAAAATTATAACTTACCAACACCTGAATTAAATGGCTATGAACAAAGGCCCATAGCCGCTTTAATAAATCATATTTTGAGATCATAAATAATTTACAAGGATAAGAATTTAATATGTTTGTAGAAGTGAATGACGCAACAGTAATCAACTGTGAAATAGTAATGCACGCCCCCCAGAGGGGACACCCTTGATTTAACCCCATGCCCTCTCAGCACATACCGGATGTTGTCACGCAACCCGTAATGCAACAAGATAATTTAACATTAGTTTGTCAGGGAACAACATAAAAATCCTATTTGCGAGCAAATATTTCATGTATGTTTTTCCCATCCTCCAATTCACAGATAAATCAATTCACACATAAATCAGTGGTGCATATCCTGAAGCTTGTTTGCTGGGCCCCAACAAAACACACCATGTTGGAATTAAATGGTTATGAACAAAGGCCCATAGCCCTTTTAATAAATCATGTTTTGAGATCATAAATAATTCACAAGGATCAAAATTAAATATATTTGTGGCTCACTAAAGGTGAGGGCACTCAAAAACATCAAGCATCAAGATTCACTGAAATGATGCTCGCCCTGGACAATGCCGTGATTTTGTTGTAAGGGGTAGCAATGAAGAAATGTACTACAAACGGGTTCCATATGATCCACCATGGTGAAATGAGAAGTTGCTtcatcttgaggaattttatgACAGATTCAGTTTGACAGAATTAGCCTATCCAAGATTAAAATATGGTCTAAAAAGATGTGACTGCAATTTTCAACTCCAGTTAACAGAAGGCAGAAACAAAAAATAGACACCAACTCCTTTACCCGGGAATTTCTTCCCAGTTGCATTGAAACACGGAAATGGAACATTTGAAACAAAACCAGAAACATCCCTTGCAGCACTGCTATAATAAGTCGAAGTGGCTGCATTGGGTTCAATGTACTGCCAAAATGCCACGTGTCTTGTAGTCAGGGAACCCAGTGTAGAAATTTATATCTTCAGGGCTACTGCTAAACCTTTCGACCCCAAAACTAAAAAGATTCTCTTTCTCCTTTGCCTTACAAAGTTCTTCTTTCAAATTCTCAACCTCAGTTTTCAAGTTCTCCACAAATTCTCCAAGGGTTGGAGGACCAGAGAACTTCACTGTCTTGTTTTTGTAAGTGGCGGTCTTTCTGTTGGAATATGTTGTCCATCTCCATCAGTCTTTGTGTTACCCTCAAAGGttgtttgttgttctttttttgccaAATAAAGCTGTTGTATTTTCGCTGTCAAGGGGTGTTGATCTGTACTTACAAGCGTTAGCTGCTGTCTGTTGTCCACGCTATTTTTGTCTGTAATCACCGAGGGTAGCCGTTTTCTGTTCTGTTCTTGCTAACGGTGACTGCTGTCTGATTGGCAAAAGTTGGTTTTCAGGATTGGaaaattgtggttgttgtagccTGTTACCGTAGGTTGCGGTAAAGGGAGGCAATCGTATGTCACCGTCAGTTTCAATTAACTGTATGTTAGTTGTTGAATCTGGTGGAAAGTTAGCAGAAAGTATCTGTAAACTGTCCAACGTTCCTCTTTCAGCATGTACGCTGAAGTGTGTCACAGATTGCGCCCTTTTCTGCTCATTCTCCTTACTCTTGCCTTTATCTTTCAATTGCTCCCATGGTTTCGTCACCAGGTCTTTCTTTTAAGCCTGTTACTCGGCATTCTTTAACTCTGATTATTTACTCTTCCTCACCTTATGTTTTCGCTTGCTTTTCTCCATAGCACTTTCCTCATGAATTCTGTAATTCGTCTTTAGAGACTTTTCCCTCTTCTACCCATTTTCGTATTCTCTTACTAACATATTCTGCATATTCGTCTAAGGAATTATTCTGATCTATAAAATGATGTACCGTAAGTCTGTTGATCATGGAAGttccaagaaaaagaagataCAATGTGCAGGATGGGTCATTCCATTTAATTCTCTAAAACTGATAGTGGCAGTTCACTTTGCAACTTAAGTATGAGCTTAAAAATGAGAAAAGCATGCAATTGTCAGTTTATTTCCAAAGATTTtattcaccttttttttttattttgtttttgttttttcgtttcgCTTTCAgttaaaatgtttttgtgtCTTAAGTTTTGCCTCTACTTTTTTCATGCAGACGTATAGGTACACTTTCATTGGGTCAAAATGTAATTGCACTTGTTAACTTTCACTGTAAAGTGATGCTCCATCATGCATACTTCATATAACAgttaaaatttgcaataaaggCGCCAAAGAGAAAGGGCCTGTGCAGTCAAAATTTAAAACTAGTGACGGAGAGATAGGGATCCTATTCTAATCAGGTACAAATTATTTGAAAGCATTGTTGTAAAtcacaagtgaaaaaaaaattaataaaagtgTAATAACTCTACATAGAGGGTATTTTAGCGGGGAATTCAGCCCATTCAAGTACGTTTTGATTTTGTATTCACTGCAGGATAAGCGTTCCAAGGTAGCATTCCTGTTGGGTGAAAATgtttcaaaagagaaaagaagacTTGCTTACTTTTCTCTCCTGTGGCAAGAATCAGCAATGTTCCTCTCTTTCTCTCCTTGTCCAGTGTTCCAGTCAATTTCGATTTCAGCCCCAACGTCGAATGGCCCTCTCAAAGGCAACGACTTTTTGGCAGTACACTTTTGTCAGAGTCGAAATAAATGCAACCTTTGATAGTCATCTTGTGGAGCTTTCATTTTCTGTGCGAATACACGGACTAGTTAACGTCAGGGATTCCAATGTCAATTTCGAAATGACCCTTGTGCACAACACAAGATAAATCATTTGTACCTGTTTGAGATGAGGCgaagtgaaagcaaaaatgtttctccTACAACTCAGGAGGCAAGCCAACCTGAAATCAGTAGGGAAAAAACACGGACCATGACCATGACCGCGAAGATCAAGGCGAAGTTTACACTGACactttaattcaaaatttaatggCAAGTACTGCCCGTTGTTCCGATCAAACAGAAGTGGTGAACCGAATACAATCTCTAAATAATGACCAAGATTTTAAAGAGATGTGGCTAGAAGCTCGGGAGCAAATCATAGGCGAGGATGAGATTTTCTCATCACAAAATTTGATGAATGTTTTGCAGAGGAAGAATGGGAGGAAGTAGAGGAAGATTTGCAAGGGAATTCTCAAGAAGATAATGGTGATTTGGATAAAACGCCTTTGCATCATGGATCCTCTGTTACACCATAGTAGAGGGAGACTGGTTAGGAAAGCCGGTGAACTTCAAAGGAGCATGTCTTTGTTGAGGTTTTTACTTGATCATGTGATGCTGACCGTGCACATGAAATTTTCAAGATGGTGAATAGATGGAGAGGTAAAGTGTGTTGAATTTTCTGTTTGTCTTGAGTAATAAGATCGTTTAAAGTGCTGGAGAAGATTGTAAAAAAACATGCCTGGTGAAAACTGCACTGTCTTTGGCTGTGGAACATGAAGAAGGGTGAAAGGAATCGGTATTTGGCAGCTACCAGCGGCAAAGGATGAACCACACAAGAAATGGGGAGCAGACTGGCTCAGGGAAATAACTAAGATGCAAGAGATTGATCAAGATTTCAGGAAAAGGATAAAGAATGATAGGGTTTTTCTGTGAAAAGCATTGTCTTCCTGAAGACATAGAAATATGTAAGTTATGATGTTTTTTATTATTGAAGAACTAGTTATAGTCATCGTTACTTTGTCATGTTTGTCAGCCTCATTTAATTTTCTCCCACTCATTTTAAACCcgattccttttattttgaACTTCAGTTCATTCCACGAAAATGACCAAAAGGAAGCCACAATCCGGTGCCATACCAAAGCTTCACATGCCTCAAAAAAGCCATGAAAGCACCAAACCGCCTCCGAGACCTGCTCGAACAGAAATGAAAGATCTGGACACCGAGGAACAGCCATCCGCTTGTTACAGGGATTTTCCTGAGCTTTGCCGGAGAATGGAAGTATTCAAGTCACTAGATGAATGGGAGATCAATAACCTATCAGACAGTGCTGTATTGAGGAAAAATGAGGTGCCTTTCCTGCTCCCCAAAATAGAaattattctcggttttcacccACATGACAACCGTTGCTacccgccatgttggaggacaACCAAGCGTAAACAAACACACGAGGTCTACTGTTCTGCTTAGATGTCggacaaaaacatttttattttcatcatgGTCTTGTGTTTAATGGCGAAGTGTCGCTCTAGAACTGTTCGTGATAAAGAAATTTCTTTATTTCGAGTTCCTGC from Montipora foliosa isolate CH-2021 chromosome 7, ASM3666993v2, whole genome shotgun sequence includes the following:
- the LOC138009618 gene encoding uncharacterized protein produces the protein MANFNPYRFTSAHYSPADYSQYGDDLFSPFSSQMFSQDSQPSNSQPSFDSAFEHGQPIQPSPAPSAASGGTKKSNQRERWGFDDEKVLLQLWADNIEKVESKDSRKAWEEICKALNERQGLRKTVDQCQRKVKHLKNQYKEKKDWNRRQSRGNLRKSPHYDIIDSVLGCRDIITCNNVEQAGTQAAESSRSSENSPETSSAEPPSSSSSAGCATPTTAVCSVARRRERKKVKGQKRPARVHDSDSEDDTIGEAIKKLATEGEQMASVMERMQDSQAQQIQLMSQLVGCFNKYVENNKKS